The proteins below come from a single Piscinibacter gummiphilus genomic window:
- a CDS encoding DUF3365 domain-containing protein, translating to MNLKLRFNLVFTLLFIIALAVAGGTVYRLVQANASAEVVRDAQRLMDVAIAVRGYTVDNIKPHLDPLLDRHFLPETVPAFAATETLARLAAKQPGYSYKEATLNPTNPRDKPTDWERKIVDRFRAEPKTTELSGEVETGKGDLFYVARPIRITNAACLACHSTPAAAPPSLIARYGDKAGFGWQLNEIVGAQIVAVPTTLPREKAQQLFATFTGSLVAVFVALFLVLNWLLQRLVVKPVREVAMAARRVSQGDMSLAEFSEDRPDEIGTLQKSFNRMRRSLVKAMGMLRN from the coding sequence ATGAACCTGAAGCTCAGATTCAACCTGGTGTTCACGCTGCTGTTCATCATCGCGCTGGCCGTGGCTGGCGGCACGGTCTACCGCCTGGTGCAGGCCAATGCGAGTGCCGAAGTGGTGCGAGATGCGCAGCGCCTGATGGACGTGGCCATCGCCGTGCGCGGCTACACCGTCGACAACATCAAGCCGCACCTCGACCCGCTGCTCGACCGCCATTTCCTGCCGGAAACGGTGCCGGCGTTCGCCGCCACCGAGACCCTCGCGCGCCTGGCCGCCAAGCAGCCCGGCTACAGCTACAAGGAAGCGACGCTCAACCCGACCAATCCGCGCGACAAGCCCACCGACTGGGAGCGGAAGATCGTCGACCGCTTCCGCGCCGAGCCGAAGACCACCGAGTTGTCGGGTGAAGTGGAAACCGGCAAAGGCGATCTCTTCTACGTCGCCCGGCCGATCCGCATCACCAACGCCGCGTGTCTCGCCTGCCACAGCACGCCGGCCGCCGCACCACCCAGCCTGATTGCGCGTTATGGCGACAAAGCCGGCTTCGGCTGGCAGCTCAACGAGATCGTTGGCGCACAGATCGTGGCAGTTCCCACCACGCTGCCGCGTGAGAAGGCCCAGCAGCTCTTCGCCACCTTCACCGGGTCGCTCGTCGCGGTGTTCGTCGCCCTCTTCCTGGTGCTGAACTGGTTGCTTCAACGCCTGGTGGTCAAGCCGGTGCGCGAAGTGGCCATGGCCGCACGTCGCGTGAGCCAGGGCGACATGTCCCTGGCCGAGTTCTCCGAAGACCGCCCCGACGAGATCGGCACGCTGCAGAAGTCGTTCAACCGCATGCGCCGCAGCCTGGTCAAGGCGATGGGGATGCTGAGGAACTGA